A region of Polyangiaceae bacterium DNA encodes the following proteins:
- a CDS encoding NfeD family protein: MGILYLAALIVGFGTIALQLVMGGEGDADADTDAGADADAGDAGEAEADHHGDHGHADGGFLPIFLSLRFWTFTFLAFGLSGSLIHYLDLANSVVALVVAVALGLGAGVLASLTFRALAKSEANSGATDRDAVGQVGKVMIPLGKGARGKVRIELKGQTVDYVASTDEAELEAGQLVMIEEMRDTTAHVSRVPAELLPPKREP, translated from the coding sequence GTGGGCATCCTCTACCTGGCAGCGCTGATCGTCGGCTTCGGCACCATCGCCTTGCAGCTCGTGATGGGCGGCGAGGGCGACGCCGACGCCGACACCGACGCTGGAGCCGACGCCGACGCTGGGGACGCCGGCGAAGCGGAGGCGGATCACCATGGCGATCACGGTCACGCCGACGGTGGGTTCTTGCCCATCTTCCTCTCGCTCCGCTTCTGGACGTTCACCTTCCTGGCGTTCGGCCTGAGCGGCTCGCTGATCCACTACCTCGATCTCGCCAACTCGGTGGTGGCGCTGGTCGTGGCCGTCGCTCTCGGCCTGGGAGCCGGCGTGCTCGCGTCGCTGACCTTCCGCGCGCTGGCCAAGAGCGAGGCGAACTCCGGTGCCACCGATCGCGACGCCGTGGGACAGGTCGGCAAGGTGATGATCCCGCTCGGCAAGGGCGCGCGCGGCAAGGTCCGCATCGAGCTGAAGGGGCAGACCGTCGACTACGTCGCGAGCACGGACGAAGCCGAGCTGGAGGCCGGACAGCTGGTCATGATCGAGGAAATGCGCGACACCACTGCGCACGTGTCGCGCGTGCCGGCGGAGCTGCTTCCGCCGAAACGCGAGCCGTAG
- a CDS encoding flotillin family protein translates to MQPQLPPELGLDPESTLVLLVAGGIVLAVAFLIFVLSRFLVICRPNEIVVISGRKHQLADGSTIGYKVLHGGRGFRIPLLEQVSRMDMRLIPVQVEVHNAYSRGGIPLSVHAIANIKIGSHPALARNAIERSLSMTPRQIGAVAQQTLEGVLREVVAELTPEEVNEDRLKFAGTLIRHAKDDFDKLGIELDVLKVQSVSDEQGYLANLGRARIARMIRDAQNAENSANQAIAEAQAGARQRAESAQKQAEASVLTKRNELRAELAQMEAQAKSIENEAEVAAQTARSEAEQELQKLRAELERLRLECDVFLPAEAERLSSEAEARGRAAPVIESGKASAEALRLVAAEWQAAGSDGRDLYVLQHLRSFVESAIARVTRAKIEELSVVDGGDGQSFTGTVASFPAAVSQVLQETGRAVGVDMKALLEGKKGGAR, encoded by the coding sequence ATGCAACCTCAACTGCCGCCGGAGCTGGGGCTGGATCCGGAGTCGACGCTGGTGCTGCTCGTAGCAGGCGGCATCGTCCTCGCGGTCGCGTTCCTGATCTTCGTGCTGTCGCGCTTCCTGGTGATCTGCCGCCCGAACGAGATCGTCGTGATCAGCGGGCGCAAGCACCAGCTCGCCGACGGATCGACCATCGGGTACAAGGTGCTGCACGGCGGGCGGGGCTTCCGCATACCGCTGCTCGAGCAGGTCAGTCGCATGGACATGCGCCTTATCCCGGTGCAGGTCGAGGTGCACAACGCCTATTCGCGGGGCGGCATCCCGCTCAGCGTGCACGCCATCGCCAACATCAAGATCGGCAGTCACCCCGCGCTCGCGCGCAACGCCATCGAGCGCTCGCTGTCGATGACGCCCAGGCAGATCGGCGCCGTCGCCCAGCAGACGCTGGAAGGCGTGCTCCGCGAGGTGGTGGCCGAGCTGACCCCGGAGGAGGTGAACGAGGACCGGCTGAAGTTCGCCGGCACGTTGATCCGGCACGCCAAGGACGACTTCGACAAGCTGGGCATCGAGCTCGACGTGCTGAAGGTGCAGAGCGTGAGCGACGAGCAGGGTTATCTGGCGAACCTCGGGCGCGCGCGCATCGCGAGGATGATCCGCGACGCGCAGAACGCGGAGAACAGCGCGAACCAAGCCATCGCGGAGGCGCAGGCCGGGGCGCGCCAGCGCGCCGAGAGCGCGCAGAAGCAAGCCGAGGCGTCGGTGCTCACCAAGCGCAACGAGCTCCGCGCCGAGCTGGCCCAGATGGAGGCCCAGGCGAAGTCCATCGAGAACGAGGCCGAGGTCGCCGCCCAGACCGCGCGCTCCGAGGCCGAGCAGGAGCTCCAGAAGCTGCGCGCGGAGCTCGAGCGTTTGCGGCTGGAGTGCGACGTGTTCCTGCCCGCCGAGGCAGAGCGCCTCTCGTCCGAGGCCGAGGCCCGCGGCCGCGCCGCGCCAGTGATCGAGAGCGGCAAGGCTTCGGCGGAGGCCCTGCGGTTGGTCGCGGCGGAGTGGCAGGCCGCCGGCAGCGACGGTCGCGATCTCTACGTGCTCCAGCACCTGCGCTCTTTCGTCGAGTCGGCCATCGCTCGGGTGACGCGGGCCAAGATCGAGGAGCTCAGCGTGGTGGACGGCGGTGACGGGCAGAGCTTCACCGGCACCGTCGCCAGCTTCCCGGCCGCGGTCTCCCAGGTGTTGCAGGAGACGGGTCGCGCCGTGGGTGTGGACATGAAAGCCCTGCTCGAGGGCAAGAAGGGAGGTGCGCGATGA
- a CDS encoding flotillin family protein, producing MTGLLLVGVVTVFVVVVALYMMVKRLLWVSTPNEALIFSGTTRQLGEGRRVAYRFVRGGRALRRPLVEKVDVLDLSMFTVAVNVSGAFSKGGIPLTIQGVANVKLPGEDPLLSNAVERFLGRSREEIYYIAKETLEGNLRGVLASLTPEELNEDKQAFASKLLDEAEHDMSRMGLVLDTLKIQNVTDDVNYLASIGRIRGAGLNQVQAIAEAEARADASVQQASNWAASETAKVDADVQIARQETAKRIAEATSRREALIQEAKGQVLAQVAQVRAEIERQKARALQEKRRLDADVVQPAIARQRAAEEAAKGDAASTIERGRAEAGSLKVLVESYRQGGAASRDVLALQNLMPLLPHVSGAHHSLTISKFSVLPSREVEGGEVARKAIGAAEQIKAATGVDLAGVAKKLGG from the coding sequence ATGACCGGCCTGTTGCTCGTCGGCGTGGTCACGGTCTTCGTCGTCGTGGTCGCGCTCTACATGATGGTCAAGCGTCTGCTCTGGGTCTCCACGCCCAACGAGGCGCTGATCTTCAGCGGCACCACGCGCCAGCTGGGCGAGGGGCGCCGCGTCGCGTACCGCTTCGTGCGCGGCGGCCGCGCGCTCCGGCGCCCGCTGGTCGAGAAGGTGGACGTGCTCGACCTCAGCATGTTCACCGTCGCCGTGAACGTGAGCGGAGCCTTCTCCAAGGGCGGTATCCCCCTGACCATCCAGGGTGTCGCGAACGTGAAGCTCCCGGGCGAAGATCCGCTGCTGTCCAACGCCGTCGAGCGCTTCCTCGGTCGCTCGCGCGAGGAGATCTACTACATCGCCAAGGAGACGCTGGAGGGCAACCTGCGTGGCGTGCTCGCGAGCCTCACGCCGGAGGAGCTCAACGAGGACAAGCAGGCCTTCGCCAGCAAGCTCCTCGACGAGGCCGAGCACGACATGAGCCGGATGGGCCTCGTCCTCGACACGCTCAAGATCCAGAACGTGACCGACGACGTGAACTACCTGGCCAGCATCGGCCGCATCCGCGGCGCCGGATTGAACCAGGTCCAGGCCATCGCCGAAGCGGAGGCCCGCGCCGACGCCTCCGTGCAGCAGGCCTCGAACTGGGCGGCGTCGGAGACGGCCAAGGTGGACGCCGACGTGCAGATCGCGCGGCAGGAGACGGCGAAGCGGATCGCGGAGGCGACCAGCCGTCGCGAGGCGCTGATCCAGGAGGCCAAGGGCCAGGTCCTGGCGCAGGTCGCGCAGGTGCGCGCCGAGATCGAGCGCCAGAAGGCGCGCGCGCTTCAGGAGAAGCGGCGGCTCGACGCGGACGTGGTGCAGCCGGCCATCGCGCGGCAACGCGCCGCCGAGGAAGCGGCGAAGGGCGACGCGGCCTCGACCATCGAGCGCGGTCGCGCCGAGGCGGGCTCGCTCAAGGTGCTGGTGGAGTCCTACCGGCAGGGTGGCGCGGCGTCGCGGGACGTCTTGGCGCTTCAGAACCTGATGCCGCTCCTGCCGCACGTCTCCGGCGCGCACCACTCGCTGACCATCAGCAAGTTCAGCGTGCTGCCCTCCCGAGAGGTGGAGGGGGGCGAAGTGGCGCGCAAGGCCATCGGCGCGGCGGAGCAGATCAAGGCCGCGACCGGCGTGGACCTGGCCGGGGTCGCCAAGAAGCTCGGGGGCTGA
- the hemB gene encoding porphobilinogen synthase — protein MPTIRPRRNRVSAGVRGLVRETHLGPEHLVLPLFVHEGPGAFPIKSMPGHARLDIELLVAKSREAFELGVPAVALFPALGDELKNQHGTESLNASGLLQRAVRALKSALPELVVITDVALDPYSSDGHDGVVIDGRIDNDVTVPLLAKMAVAQAAAGADVVAPSDMMDGRVGAIREALDEAGHPDVLICSYCVKYASGFYGPFRDALDSAPRAGDKKTYQMDPANVRECLREVRLDEAEGADWLMVKPGLPYADVVRAVSEISALPVAVYHVSGEYAALKAAAANGWLDFDRCLLESLLCLRRAGADIIFTYGAIEAARLLKKG, from the coding sequence ATGCCGACCATCCGTCCCCGCCGCAATCGAGTCAGCGCAGGCGTCCGCGGCCTCGTCCGCGAGACCCACCTCGGGCCCGAGCACCTGGTCTTGCCGCTGTTCGTCCACGAAGGACCCGGCGCCTTTCCCATCAAGAGCATGCCGGGCCACGCGCGCCTCGACATCGAGCTCCTGGTGGCGAAGTCCCGCGAAGCCTTCGAGCTGGGCGTGCCGGCGGTCGCGCTCTTCCCCGCCCTCGGCGACGAGCTGAAGAACCAGCACGGCACCGAGAGCCTGAACGCTTCCGGCTTGCTCCAGCGCGCCGTGCGCGCCCTCAAGTCGGCGCTCCCGGAGCTGGTGGTGATCACCGACGTCGCGCTGGACCCGTATTCGTCCGACGGCCACGACGGCGTGGTGATCGACGGCCGCATCGACAACGACGTGACGGTGCCGCTACTGGCCAAGATGGCCGTGGCGCAGGCCGCCGCCGGCGCCGACGTCGTCGCCCCGAGCGACATGATGGACGGCCGCGTCGGCGCCATCCGCGAGGCCCTCGACGAAGCGGGCCACCCCGACGTGCTCATCTGCAGCTACTGCGTCAAATACGCCTCGGGCTTCTACGGCCCCTTCCGCGACGCCCTCGACTCCGCGCCCCGCGCCGGCGACAAGAAGACCTACCAGATGGACCCCGCCAACGTGCGCGAGTGCCTGCGCGAAGTTCGCCTGGACGAGGCCGAGGGCGCCGACTGGCTGATGGTCAAGCCCGGCCTGCCCTACGCCGACGTGGTGCGCGCCGTCAGCGAGATCAGCGCGCTGCCGGTCGCCGTCTATCACGTGAGCGGCGAATACGCGGCACTGAAGGCCGCGGCCGCGAACGGCTGGCTCGACTTCGATCGCTGCTTGCTCGAGAGCCTATTGTGCCTGCGCCGCGCGGGGGCGGACATCATCTTCACGTACGGGGCGATCGAGGCGGCGAGGTTGTTGAAGAAGGGGTAG
- a CDS encoding RNA polymerase sigma factor, with translation MSRRPTPRVDPSVAEPSDSELLSGLRAADTAAFDALYARYRAPLFSFLVRLSGRRWLAEDLLQDTWLRLAKHAVELPPDTALRPWLFTVARNAFVSYRRWALLDADRLRELGLWPGRASETPFELAAATETERALEAGLAALPLAQREVLLLCAVERMEPSEAAEVLGLKPEAVRQRLSRARSTLAEHIGRAERIRS, from the coding sequence ACGCCGCCCCACCCCGCGCGTTGATCCGAGCGTGGCGGAGCCGAGCGACAGCGAGCTGCTCTCCGGCCTCCGGGCCGCGGACACCGCCGCGTTCGACGCGCTCTACGCCCGCTACCGCGCTCCGCTCTTTTCCTTCCTGGTGCGCCTCAGCGGGCGGCGCTGGCTGGCCGAAGATCTGCTTCAGGACACCTGGCTCCGGTTGGCCAAGCACGCGGTGGAGCTGCCACCGGACACCGCGCTCCGGCCTTGGCTCTTCACGGTCGCGCGCAACGCGTTCGTGAGCTACCGGCGCTGGGCGCTGCTCGACGCGGACCGCCTGCGCGAGCTCGGCCTCTGGCCGGGCCGCGCGAGCGAGACGCCCTTCGAGCTCGCCGCGGCGACCGAGACGGAGCGCGCGCTCGAGGCGGGGCTCGCTGCGCTCCCGCTGGCTCAACGCGAGGTCCTGCTCCTGTGCGCCGTCGAGCGGATGGAGCCGAGCGAGGCCGCGGAGGTGTTGGGGCTGAAACCGGAGGCCGTGCGGCAGCGTTTGTCGCGGGCTCGGAGTACGCTTGCCGAGCACATCGGCCGAGCAGAGAGGATACGATCATGA